Genomic window (Megamonas funiformis):
CAGGTAGTTTGATTTCATTTAATAAACAACGTATAAAAAATTGTCATTTGATATTAAAGCGATATAAGAAATGCATGGAATGTAAAGGCATAAGATTTTTTATAATATCAGAAACAGATAATTGGTTGTTACTCTTTATTTATCGCCAAAATGCTTTAAATCAGGTAATTCAAGAGAATAAAGTTCAAGAGTTTTTGAGTTTTTATGGTTATGTGAATTTTAAAAATCTAAATCAATGCTTAAATTATTTAAAGACTCGCATGAGCTTGCAAAAAGGCTTTCCTCATGAGATTGGCATATTTTTAGGCTATCCGCTAGAAGATGTAAAAGGTTTTATTGAAAATAGCGGACGTCATTTCAAAATCT
Coding sequences:
- a CDS encoding DUF3793 family protein — its product is MRVCDNVETMLAFHGAPTLEGIKPGSLISFNKQRIKNCHLILKRYKKCMECKGIRFFIISETDNWLLLFIYRQNALNQVIQENKVQEFLSFYGYVNFKNLNQCLNYLKTRMSLQKGFPHEIGIFLGYPLEDVKGFIENSGRHFKICGQWKVYSDTKRAEKLFAKYAECSDRFCACLSQGQSIEDLVKAV